From one Mytilus trossulus isolate FHL-02 chromosome 10, PNRI_Mtr1.1.1.hap1, whole genome shotgun sequence genomic stretch:
- the LOC134687428 gene encoding leucine-rich repeat-containing protein 74A-like isoform X1, translated as MNVKKNTVTFKIDETSEDVSRHISEDKDEECKKVIYPEEISSDFDTDLDIIPPPKDQKTNAETCIHIYKTACFNLGNHTPQQKIIDTLDKPMMSLSSRSLGPSAIRPLCLALTENMKIETLNLDAVDLQDEGCKYVSEMLLENSSICRLNVSKNGLGPIAANYLSIAMIQSQFLQQLNLSENKFDFEAALSLSRAIAKNDRICNIDLSKNGFCSRSGNVLGSAIAENKKLEKLNLSWNEIRGKGAVAVFKGIMVNTCLKSIDLSWNGLGYEGTLSLCEALKRNRTLHTIDISNNRINWKAAEILSRALSKNTTLQVLHIGNNPITTTGAMDLVEAAETKTSALKSLDLTDIPVLSETTLLAFVINRQRPFQFVHGDVVHTPDVLGQRFVLQATAMQRLLAYMKRLGIRPVELLRGFDKNVQFDITKDEFIKRLKKCGVHLFKFEMDALADSIAVHGNINYKKLVDAVKEEIYGERRLKIKERQQIKKVKEHHKRILDLNLPTKVVSTDEKELIVVTKQQGGTQIKKLPSIASTSYHSILSSASKISLSNKEDEILSARSKKATGISYSAPLGGTVEKAKTKKKKRRIKKQPTVKSWMSKAAV; from the exons ACCAGAAAACAAATGCAGAAACTTGTATTCACATATACAAGACGGCTTGTTTCAATCTTGGAAATCATACTCCACAGCAGAAGATAATCGATACCTTGGATAAACCAATGATGTCTTTATCTTCAAGATCATTAGGACCATCAGCAATTAGACCACTGTGTTTGGCTTTAACA GAAAACATGAAAATAGAAACACTTAACCTGGATGCAGTTGACCTCCAGGATGAAGGATGCAAATATGTTTCCGAAATGTTATTGGAAAACTCTTCAATTTGTAGACTT AATGTTTCAAAAAATGGACTTGGTCCTATAGCAGCAAACTATTTATCGATTGCTATGATACAATCACAGTTTCTCCAACAACTGAATTTATCAG aaaaTAAGTTTGACTTTGAGGCTGCTCTTAGTTTATCAAGAGCTATTGCA AAGAATGATAGAATCTGCAACATCGATTTAAGTAAGAATGGATTTTGTTCAAGAAGTGGAAACGTTTTAGGTTCTGCCATAG ctgAGAATAAAAAGCTCGAAAAACTTAATCTGAGCTGGAATGAGATAAGAGGTAAAGGTGCCGTGGCAGTTTTTAAAGGAATTATG gtaaatACATGCTTGAAATCAATTGATTTATCTTGGAATGGGTTAGGTTATGAAGGCACCTTATCGCTGTGTGAAGCATTGAAACGAAACAGAACTCTTCATACAATTGACATTTCAAATAATAGAATTAACTGGAAAGCAGCTGAGATCCTTAGTAGGGCTCTGTCAAAGAACACTACCTTGCAGGTTTTACAT ataGGAAACAATCCAATAACCACAACAGGAGCGATGGATCTTGTCGAGGCCGCAGAAACAAAAACCAGCGCCTTGAAATCACTGGATCTGACG gATATACCTGTATTAAGTGAGACAACCCTTCTTGCATTTGTGATAAATAGACAAAGACCCTTCCAGTTTGTACATGGAGATGTAGTCCATACACCAGACGTACTTGGGCAAAGATTTG TTTTACAAGCAACAGCAATGCAGCGTTTACTGGCTTACATGAAACGTTTAGGAATAAGACCTGTGGAACTTCTAAGAggatttgataaaaatgtacaatttgaCATCACAAAGGACGAATTCATCAAGCGTTTAAAG AAATGTGGTGTCCATTTGTTCAAGTTTGAGATGGATGCACTAGCAGACTCTATAGCTGTACatggaaatataaattacaa aaaGCTTGTGGATGCAGTTAAGGAAGAAATATATGGCGAAAGAAGATTGAAGATCAAAGAaagacaacaaataaaaaaagtcaaggAACACCACAAAAGAATTTTAGATCTTAACCTACCAACAAAAGTTGTATCTACTGATGAAAAAGAGCTCATTGTAGTGACAAAACAACAAGGAGGAACACAAATAAAGAAACTACCATCCATTGCCTCTACAAGTTATCACAGTATCTTGTCGTCTGCTAGTAAAATATCACTATCAAATAAGGAAGATGAAATATTATCTGCACGGAGTAAAAAGGCAACTGGTATATCTTACAGTGCGCCACTTGGTGGAACAGTAGAGAAAGCTAAAACTAAAAAGAAGAAACGACGAATAAAGAAACAACCCACAGTTAAGAGTTGGATGTCCAAAGCGGCAGtttga
- the LOC134687428 gene encoding leucine-rich repeat-containing protein 74B-like isoform X2: MMSLSSRSLGPSAIRPLCLALTENMKIETLNLDAVDLQDEGCKYVSEMLLENSSICRLNVSKNGLGPIAANYLSIAMIQSQFLQQLNLSENKFDFEAALSLSRAIAKNDRICNIDLSKNGFCSRSGNVLGSAIAENKKLEKLNLSWNEIRGKGAVAVFKGIMVNTCLKSIDLSWNGLGYEGTLSLCEALKRNRTLHTIDISNNRINWKAAEILSRALSKNTTLQVLHIGNNPITTTGAMDLVEAAETKTSALKSLDLTDIPVLSETTLLAFVINRQRPFQFVHGDVVHTPDVLGQRFVLQATAMQRLLAYMKRLGIRPVELLRGFDKNVQFDITKDEFIKRLKKCGVHLFKFEMDALADSIAVHGNINYKKLVDAVKEEIYGERRLKIKERQQIKKVKEHHKRILDLNLPTKVVSTDEKELIVVTKQQGGTQIKKLPSIASTSYHSILSSASKISLSNKEDEILSARSKKATGISYSAPLGGTVEKAKTKKKKRRIKKQPTVKSWMSKAAV; the protein is encoded by the exons ATGATGTCTTTATCTTCAAGATCATTAGGACCATCAGCAATTAGACCACTGTGTTTGGCTTTAACA GAAAACATGAAAATAGAAACACTTAACCTGGATGCAGTTGACCTCCAGGATGAAGGATGCAAATATGTTTCCGAAATGTTATTGGAAAACTCTTCAATTTGTAGACTT AATGTTTCAAAAAATGGACTTGGTCCTATAGCAGCAAACTATTTATCGATTGCTATGATACAATCACAGTTTCTCCAACAACTGAATTTATCAG aaaaTAAGTTTGACTTTGAGGCTGCTCTTAGTTTATCAAGAGCTATTGCA AAGAATGATAGAATCTGCAACATCGATTTAAGTAAGAATGGATTTTGTTCAAGAAGTGGAAACGTTTTAGGTTCTGCCATAG ctgAGAATAAAAAGCTCGAAAAACTTAATCTGAGCTGGAATGAGATAAGAGGTAAAGGTGCCGTGGCAGTTTTTAAAGGAATTATG gtaaatACATGCTTGAAATCAATTGATTTATCTTGGAATGGGTTAGGTTATGAAGGCACCTTATCGCTGTGTGAAGCATTGAAACGAAACAGAACTCTTCATACAATTGACATTTCAAATAATAGAATTAACTGGAAAGCAGCTGAGATCCTTAGTAGGGCTCTGTCAAAGAACACTACCTTGCAGGTTTTACAT ataGGAAACAATCCAATAACCACAACAGGAGCGATGGATCTTGTCGAGGCCGCAGAAACAAAAACCAGCGCCTTGAAATCACTGGATCTGACG gATATACCTGTATTAAGTGAGACAACCCTTCTTGCATTTGTGATAAATAGACAAAGACCCTTCCAGTTTGTACATGGAGATGTAGTCCATACACCAGACGTACTTGGGCAAAGATTTG TTTTACAAGCAACAGCAATGCAGCGTTTACTGGCTTACATGAAACGTTTAGGAATAAGACCTGTGGAACTTCTAAGAggatttgataaaaatgtacaatttgaCATCACAAAGGACGAATTCATCAAGCGTTTAAAG AAATGTGGTGTCCATTTGTTCAAGTTTGAGATGGATGCACTAGCAGACTCTATAGCTGTACatggaaatataaattacaa aaaGCTTGTGGATGCAGTTAAGGAAGAAATATATGGCGAAAGAAGATTGAAGATCAAAGAaagacaacaaataaaaaaagtcaaggAACACCACAAAAGAATTTTAGATCTTAACCTACCAACAAAAGTTGTATCTACTGATGAAAAAGAGCTCATTGTAGTGACAAAACAACAAGGAGGAACACAAATAAAGAAACTACCATCCATTGCCTCTACAAGTTATCACAGTATCTTGTCGTCTGCTAGTAAAATATCACTATCAAATAAGGAAGATGAAATATTATCTGCACGGAGTAAAAAGGCAACTGGTATATCTTACAGTGCGCCACTTGGTGGAACAGTAGAGAAAGCTAAAACTAAAAAGAAGAAACGACGAATAAAGAAACAACCCACAGTTAAGAGTTGGATGTCCAAAGCGGCAGtttga